The proteins below come from a single Malus domestica chromosome 03, GDT2T_hap1 genomic window:
- the LOC139194452 gene encoding zinc finger BED domain-containing protein DAYSLEEPER-like: MDIDEENIEATEMSTVNLSDTQGTTSAPSPSKRKAKEWGYDKLYGKESRELKDVSGTLFALFGSYMDKFSHLLVSNPVNQTPTEIKVGDKLFEEFDNIYQDGSTLVEKTELNLYLEEKRLDRKQELDILSWWKLEQFRYPVLSRMASDVLTIPISTVASESAFSISALAKEGADLEELTEEIFDMSLNENSGQCSSNISLD; encoded by the exons ATGGATATTGATGAAGAGAACATTGAGGCCACAGAAATGTCAACAGTCAATCTAAGTGATACGCAAGGTACAACAAGTGCACCAAGTCCTTCAAAGAGAAAGGCTAAAG AGTGGGGTTATGACAAACTCTATGGTAAGGAGTCAAGAGAGTTGAAGGATGTTAGTGGCACATTGTTTGCACTCTTTGGTAGTTACATGGACAAGTTCTCTCATCTTCTTGTATCCAACCCAGTTAATCAAACTCCTACTGAAATAAAAGTTGGAGACAAACTTTTTGAG GAATTTGATAATATTTATCAAGATGGGTCAACTTTAGTTGAAAAAACTGAATTAAATTTATATCTTGAAGAAAAGAGACTCGATAGAAAACAAGAGTTGGATATTCTTTCATGGTGGAAACTGGAGCAATTTCGTTATCCCGTACTTTCTCGTATGGCTTCTGATGTGTTAACAATTCCTATCTCAACCGTTGCCTCAGAATCAGCATTTAGTATTAGTG CTTTAGCGAAAGAAGGTGCTGACTTGGAAGAACTTACTGAAGAAATTTTTGACATGAGCCTTAATGAAAACTCGGGACAATGCTCCAGTAATATTAGTCTTGATTAA